A region of the Roseiflexus sp. RS-1 genome:
ACGGATCTATTCTTGTTTTCGATAAAGGGATCGTTAGGGCACGTAGCGATCCTATCATCCGTCTAACCTTTTCCATCTTCTTTCCAGAAGATCGAACTACACGATACCAAACCCTGAAAAGCTCAGGCACCGTGTGGTATTGTGACACCAGATCAACATCGTGTGTCAGACAAAGTGCAAAAGAGCGTCTCTCTGGCCAGAGAGGCATCCATGGCCACTCAGGATGTTCTTGCATGAGACGATGGCGCAGTTCAGCCAGGGATTCATCAATCCAGGGATAGTAGAGTTTACCTTCGCGCTGGGACTCAGAAAAAGTCCATTCCCAATTGCCCCACCGATCAAGGATATACAATTGTTTTTCCGGCAATCGTGATAACTCTCTAAAAACAACTTGCTCGTGTCGATCGTCGATCTCTACGCCACGTATACCCAAAACCGAGTCGACAAAGAGTTGAACGTATTCGGAGATCTTGGTTGCTTTTACCATTTTTTTGAAGTACTTCGATGTATCAGTAAGCGCTTAGCAAAAGATATCAAAAAACGAGGAGTTCTAGACACCAGAGTCCTGATAAACCAACCTTCTTCAGTGTAAACACTTCCTTTACTCGTGATTTCGAATAAGCGAGAAATCACGAAAGGAACCCCCCTTAAGAATGCGCGCTCCAGGAATATCATCCTTTCGACGGGTCTTGGTTGATAATCAATATCAAAGAGTAAGTACACAAAACTAGGATTATTCCGAAATGTGAACTCACAAGAAGCCCAAAACTTAGCATTCAACTCCATGAAAACAAAATCTTCCCTCCTTGGACAATACTTATACTCGCATAATCCCCATCCCGAGTAACCCAAACCAGATATCAACTCTTCTGAATACTCAAGCAACCTTTTATTATTATAGTTCTCTATAATCACTGCAGATCCACCGCAATCCGGATAACTTTCGACCTCATGGTGTACATGATACGTTAGTATCTTCCCACGATCCGCCAAAAAAGACACGCCGTATGTACCTCTGCTCTCTATTAACTCCTGAAACATTAGACTTTTTAGGTCTGATCTGGGAACATCACTTTTTCTTCGAGCTATACCCCTTATTCCACCACCTATTTCGTAGTACTGCTTATAAAAAAACGGAACCATTGAAACTTCTTCCAATTCGTGCCAAGTTACAGGAGAAGGTATACCGATCTGCTCTACCTGCTTTAACATCCAAAACTTATCATATACACGAATTGCACTTTGAGTAAGCGCTACCTGACCGAGATATACATCTTGTCTCTCAAGCAAGTACTTTGTCGAAGCAGCACCCGTCGGTATCAAGCATCCATCAGTATCAAATAGATCAACTTCACGCAGCGGAAAGACCGATTTATACCTCCTATCAACAAGACTCATACCTTCCATGACCAAGCCATGCAGATCTGCCTTTTTGTAGCGAGCCAGCCAGGAAGCAATAGTGTACGATTGATCTAAATATGGTTCAAAAATGTAGTATCTCATAATCGCTTAGAGCGTGATCAAAAACTAACATCTCGGATAGAGCCGATTCAGGAGCATTGCAATAGAACCGAGATAAAGAAAGGCTTCGCTTGATTCTGGGTTGCGGTTGTTGCGGCGAATAATTATTCGCCGCAACAACCGATTGCGTCCCGCCCACGCAATCGAGCGTTCCACCACCCATCGCTTCGGAATGACCGCACATCCCTTTTGTCCGGGCGGTTTTTCAATACTATTCAGGCGTATCGTCGTGTTCTGTTGCATCCATTCATCTAACCCTTGTTTATACCCCTCATCTACGCGAATCTCGCGCATCCGGGGAAATGATTGATGATGCGCGGCGAGAAGCCACTCGGCGCCTTCAGTATCCGAAATATCGGCGGGATGTGCCAACACGCGCACCAAGAACCCATTGGTGTCAACCCAGAATTGCCGTTTGCGCCCATTGACCTTTTTTTCCCCCATCGTAGCTGCGCTCTCCGCCTGCTTCGGACGGATTGGGAGTCCAGGACGCTGATGGACGGCTCCGGGTCGCGATTCAGCGCTTGTCACGCCGGTTTGCGCAGCGCATCATTGATTTTGATGAAGGTTCCATCACGATTCCATTTGTCGAAATAGTACCGAACGGAGCTCATTGGCGGAAAATCTTTTGGAAGCATGCGCCATTGACAGCCCGTGCGATGGTTGTCCAGCAGGGCGTTGACGATCGCGCGGCGATCGATGTCGGTCGGACGCCCGCCGTTGGGCGACGGCGCGGCGACAAGTGGCGCGATGGCGGCCCAGTGCGCATCGGTCAGATCGGTCGCATAATTGGTTGGATAGGATCGACGTGCACGTCGTGGCATACCAGATTGCTCCTCATCAGAACGACATGGTCACCATCATGATACCACAAATCCGGTTTTCTGATCGCCCTCTTAGTAAAGTTCGATAATACACACAATCCTTTCAGTTTCTTCCCAGGGTTGAAAATTATAGAGCCGAGGAACCAAAAGTTGTGCGAAAGAACTCAGAGGATTGGGAACATTATTTACTACCCCGCTATACAAGCAGTCCATCTTTCCACCGAACTTCCGAAAATATACATTCTTATACAAAATTCCCGAAGAGCTAACGATATCCAAAACTTCACGTCTCTTAAGGAATCTAATGTTATAAAGAGAGTCGTAAGATGAAAGGCTCCTAAAGTGAGCCACAAGTCCTTGATTTTCCCCATTATGGACAAACGAAACGACATACCTCCGTGTTATCCGAACTTGCTCCCGAATAAGAGAATACAGATCTCTATCATCGCTGTAACAAATCCAAAATCCGTTCGAAAACGTTACATCGAAAGAACGATCCATAAATGGAAGACAAAAGGCGTTTGCGCTAAACAACGGTAGATTAGAGTTAAAAAAACGATCATTTACCAACTTTAGAGCTTCTAGCTCAAAGTCACAAGCTAATATATTAAACCCTCTTTGTGCAAGATACAAACTATCTCTACAACTACCCGATGCTATTTCCAAAAATGTTAGACTCTTCGAAAAGAAAGTCTCTATCCAATAACCACAACGAGGTCTGGCTCTCAAATAGCCATCAATATGACGTCGCCAGGCTTCAGTCCAGAACTTTTTTGATCGTAGCTCGTTCATGTGATCGACCGCCTATCGACTGACGCATCCATCCGTAAACTTAATCGACAGAATAAAGCCCTAAGATAGATAAAGGCACCTTTCTACCAAGAATCGACAGTAATATTTTCTTTAGATAATTCCTGACACTTTGGCTCGTCCTATTCTGATAAATAGCATCCCTCGGAACCTGATGCAATCTATAGCCGCACGATGGACAAACCATAAAAGGAGGCCACGAACGGATGGGAAATTTAGACAAAAAACCCTCGAAGTGCAACTCAGATCTTTCACCTATTTTCTTAGTCCCAATCAACCTTGAATTGGGGAAAAGTTTTACCATGTTATCATCTCGAAATGACCTCATATGGTAACAAGGATGGGAAGTCGCACCACAGTAAGGACACTTGACAAACCTCCGCTTCTCATCGAAAGGTACCTCGATAAGTATATACCTTTTGGATACTCTTTCAAACTCAGAAAGTGCTTTTTCATATGAACCATAAGGAAGATGTTCTATAACCTCGCATGAAACAACAAGATCGAAATTTTTGTCTGGAAACGGAAGAGCAGATGCTTCGCCCTTACGCATATCGATACCATGTCTTTTAGCATACTCTATCTTCGAGTCTGTTATCTCGATACCAACTCCCTTTATACCACGCTTTCGCCAAGCAGTCTCAAGAAGATGTCCAAAACCAGCGCCTACATCCAAAACAGATTCTACATCCTGTGGAATCATATCAATAATTTGATCAATTCGCTCTAACTGACCAGTAGAGAGAAAAAAGTCCACGTATTCTTCTACTGACATGTCTCCAAAATTTGCGTAGTAATCATTGTGATACATCACTTTACCTCCAAGTTAACGAGATTAAGCCAAAACAGAACGAGATACATAACTAACATAACGAACGAACTCGCAAGAACCGTAATCTCGATGCTCATATTCATTTCACTACAAACCACTATTGCCACTACCAAAAACGCACAGCGGAGAATGTCCCAGATTAACTGCCAATGTTGTTTCCGATGAACCACCAGATGAGAAAGAGTCGGTATTGCAATATGTCCAAGGAGAAGTGGCGCTAATGCGGCAAGAACATAACCTGCTCTATACCAATCTTCCCCGAACACAAAGCCCACGTAAAAGGGGCCTAGTAAAGCAATTAGGGCAACCAGCACAGCTATGGCTAACAAGTGCCGGATA
Encoded here:
- a CDS encoding class I SAM-dependent methyltransferase, which translates into the protein MNELRSKKFWTEAWRRHIDGYLRARPRCGYWIETFFSKSLTFLEIASGSCRDSLYLAQRGFNILACDFELEALKLVNDRFFNSNLPLFSANAFCLPFMDRSFDVTFSNGFWICYSDDRDLYSLIREQVRITRRYVVSFVHNGENQGLVAHFRSLSSYDSLYNIRFLKRREVLDIVSSSGILYKNVYFRKFGGKMDCLYSGVVNNVPNPLSSFAQLLVPRLYNFQPWEETERIVCIIELY
- a CDS encoding class I SAM-dependent methyltransferase, which codes for MYHNDYYANFGDMSVEEYVDFFLSTGQLERIDQIIDMIPQDVESVLDVGAGFGHLLETAWRKRGIKGVGIEITDSKIEYAKRHGIDMRKGEASALPFPDKNFDLVVSCEVIEHLPYGSYEKALSEFERVSKRYILIEVPFDEKRRFVKCPYCGATSHPCYHMRSFRDDNMVKLFPNSRLIGTKKIGERSELHFEGFLSKFPIRSWPPFMVCPSCGYRLHQVPRDAIYQNRTSQSVRNYLKKILLSILGRKVPLSILGLYSVD